The following are from one region of the Vulpes vulpes isolate BD-2025 chromosome 14, VulVul3, whole genome shotgun sequence genome:
- the KRI1 gene encoding LOW QUALITY PROTEIN: protein KRI1 homolog (The sequence of the model RefSeq protein was modified relative to this genomic sequence to represent the inferred CDS: inserted 10 bases in 7 codons; deleted 2 bases in 2 codons; substituted 1 base at 1 genomic stop codon) yields the protein MRDATSHQGAALSSEGEEAPGAQERRMKMQPARLKGSGRKAISERXGKYSEEENSDVETFEKILXRLKESFLALVEDSQDTAGXGGSGFLRNRAKTRGAGGCRRGAPEGQEGQAGSHSPGTLRAPAHLKGYQNNPGLXEGERFLRGYSPSEHYGEGDGEEEEEEEEVEAGPPRLQTALDDPSAKLFLKEPEDRALEPLPLRGAGRGGASAEPHPRSMASSVPPENERGKRRAEERRGRRRREKAKEQGELKQLKGQKXKEILAKLERLRRVTGXETLGSEEQDLEDDLEPTGHDQLMHTGFGDQRCGPAEEEETQSEDEEGLEDDRIRDTXAGPEQGGARSQXQLHPRTPTATQPAAGWGRGEAPAGGSTSGPEWPRRVALCWGRGAGRAWICL from the exons ATGAGAGACGCCACCTCGCATCAGGGAGCAGCACTGTCCTCGGAGGGCGAGGAAGCGCCAGGGGCCCAAGAGAGGCGAATGAAGATGCAGCCTGCGCGCCTGAAGGGCTCTGGAAGGAAGGCGATCTCGGAGAG AGGCAAATACTCTGAGGAGGAAAATTCAGACGTGGAGACCTTCGAGAAGATTCT GCGGCTCAAGGAAAGCTTCCTGGCACTGGTGGAGGACAGCCAGGACACTGCCGG CGGGGGCTCTGGGTTCCTGCGGAACCGTGCCAAAACCCGGGGTGCGGGAGGCTGCCGACGTGGAGCGcctgaggggcaggaggggcaggcggGCAGCCACAGCCCTGGCACCCTGAGAGCACCGGCTCACCTCAAGGGATATCAGAACAATCCAGGGC GAGAAGGGGAGCGCTTCCTGCGGGGTTACAGCCCCAGCGAACACTACGGGGAGGGCGACGgcgaggaagaggaggaagaggaagaggtagaAGCGGGGCCCCCACGC CTCCAGACGGCCCTGGACGACCCCTCAGCGAAGCTGTTTCTGAAGGAGCCAGAGGACCGCGCACTAGAACCACTTCCGCTTCGAGGAGCCGGAAGGGGCGGGGCTTCGGCCGAGCCCCACCCTCGAAGTATGGCGTCCTCGGTGCCCCCAGAGAACGAGCGCGGCAAGAGGAGA GCGGAGGAGAGGCGGGGgcgaaggaggagggagaaggccAAGGAGCAGGGGGAGCTCAAGCAGCTGAAGGGCCAGA GGAAGGAGATTCTGGCCAAGCTGGAGAGGCTGCGGCGGGTCACAG ACGAGACGCTGGGCTCTGAGGAGCAGGACCTTGAGGACGACTTGGAGCCCACGGGGCATGACCAGCTCATGCACACAGGTTTTGGAGACCAGCGCTGTGGCCccgcggaggaggaggagacgcAATCTGAGGACGAGGAAGGGCTTGAAGATGACCGAATCCGGGACA GGGCTGGGCCTGAGCAGGGTGGAGCTCGGAGCCAGTAGCAGCTACACCCCAGGACCCCGACTGCGACCCAGCCAgctgcggggtgggggcgtggggaaGCACCAGCTGGAGGAAGCACGAGTGGCCCCGAGTGGCCCCGGCGAGTGGCCCTTTGCTGGGGCCGAGGGGCAGGGAGAGCCTGGATTTGCCTATAG